A genome region from Mauremys reevesii isolate NIE-2019 linkage group 12, ASM1616193v1, whole genome shotgun sequence includes the following:
- the PIH1D2 gene encoding PIH1 domain-containing protein 2 isoform X2 → MRWPKAPLRVTTDSCSSSWRMQSNIALPLNHIFAYRPTYWWKRVPAPKSPTDPIPLSAGPLEEVSDKAEIYSIIDIAYNPTVLQRENQAEMDHLIRLTFKYIEEHYNLSLSHSYHIATFTLKGSLKRMKQSLRGGPLPAPLFNKNTRNELTLDQIKHNLRAEDCNNATLLLNKDVRQSKVHLIEEIASMELPQEPVTPAYELTIAKDANRKPLKIELKVELPKVSSVSECELSISRDDVIIEVPEKYRLQLDLPELVDEEATTATFNKGKGVLLIIMPIP, encoded by the exons ATGAGATGGCCGAAAGCACCCCTGAGAGTTACCACAGATtcatgcagcagcagctggaggatgCAAAGCAATATTGCACTCCCCCTGAACCACATCTTTGCCTACAGACCCACATACTG GTGGAAAAGGGTCCCAGCTCCTAAGTCACCTACTGATCCAATACCTCTAAGTGCTGGCCCACTTGAGGAGGTGTCCGATAAAGCAG AGATTTACTCCATCATAGATATTGCATATAATCCGACTGTTCTTCAGCGAGAGAACCAAGCagaaatggatcacttgatccgTCTGACATTTAAATACATTGAGGAGCATTACaacctctccctctcccactcttACCACATTGCAACATTCACACTCAAAGGAAGCCTGAAAAGGATGAAACAGAGTCTGAGAGGAGGGCCACTACCAGCTCCACTTTTCAACAAGAACACGAGGAATG AACTGACTCTGGACCAGATAAAGCACAACCTCAGAGCGGAGGACTGCAATAATGCTACACTGCTGCTGAACAAGGATGTTAGACAGTCTAAAGTGCATCTGATAGAAGAAATTGCCAGTATGGAGCTTCCACAGGAGCCAGTCACACCAGCCTATGAACTGACCATTGCAAAGGATGCAAACAGGAAACCTCTAAAGATTGAACTGAAAGTTGAATTGCCTAAAGTTAGTTCTGTTTCTGAATGTGAACTGAGCATATCAAGG GATGATGTAATCATTGAAGTCCCTGAAAAATACAGATTACAGCTGGATTTGCCAGAGTTGGTCGATGAAGAAGCAACTACAGCAACATTTAACAAAGGAAAAGGTGTGTTGCTTATCATAATGCCAATTCCCTAA
- the PIH1D2 gene encoding PIH1 domain-containing protein 2 isoform X1, producing MMAAPAHPKDMLTQVTQLWSMLDEMAESTPESYHRFMQQQLEDAKQYCTPPEPHLCLQTHILDPSEKSLFINLCRWKRVPAPKSPTDPIPLSAGPLEEVSDKAEIYSIIDIAYNPTVLQRENQAEMDHLIRLTFKYIEEHYNLSLSHSYHIATFTLKGSLKRMKQSLRGGPLPAPLFNKNTRNELTLDQIKHNLRAEDCNNATLLLNKDVRQSKVHLIEEIASMELPQEPVTPAYELTIAKDANRKPLKIELKVELPKVSSVSECELSISRDDVIIEVPEKYRLQLDLPELVDEEATTATFNKGKGVLLIIMPIP from the exons ATGATGGCGGCTCCTGCTCACCCAAAGGACATGCTGACTCAAGTGACCCAACTCTGGAGTATGCTGGATGAGATGGCCGAAAGCACCCCTGAGAGTTACCACAGATtcatgcagcagcagctggaggatgCAAAGCAATATTGCACTCCCCCTGAACCACATCTTTGCCTACAGACCCACATACTG GATCCTAGTGAAAAATCATTATTCATTAACCTCTGTAGGTGGAAAAGGGTCCCAGCTCCTAAGTCACCTACTGATCCAATACCTCTAAGTGCTGGCCCACTTGAGGAGGTGTCCGATAAAGCAG AGATTTACTCCATCATAGATATTGCATATAATCCGACTGTTCTTCAGCGAGAGAACCAAGCagaaatggatcacttgatccgTCTGACATTTAAATACATTGAGGAGCATTACaacctctccctctcccactcttACCACATTGCAACATTCACACTCAAAGGAAGCCTGAAAAGGATGAAACAGAGTCTGAGAGGAGGGCCACTACCAGCTCCACTTTTCAACAAGAACACGAGGAATG AACTGACTCTGGACCAGATAAAGCACAACCTCAGAGCGGAGGACTGCAATAATGCTACACTGCTGCTGAACAAGGATGTTAGACAGTCTAAAGTGCATCTGATAGAAGAAATTGCCAGTATGGAGCTTCCACAGGAGCCAGTCACACCAGCCTATGAACTGACCATTGCAAAGGATGCAAACAGGAAACCTCTAAAGATTGAACTGAAAGTTGAATTGCCTAAAGTTAGTTCTGTTTCTGAATGTGAACTGAGCATATCAAGG GATGATGTAATCATTGAAGTCCCTGAAAAATACAGATTACAGCTGGATTTGCCAGAGTTGGTCGATGAAGAAGCAACTACAGCAACATTTAACAAAGGAAAAGGTGTGTTGCTTATCATAATGCCAATTCCCTAA